A DNA window from Tindallia californiensis contains the following coding sequences:
- the sigH gene encoding RNA polymerase sporulation sigma factor SigH, producing MGATKDFSRFINIVDADNLSDEMVLRSAQNGDLEALEILMNRYKNFVKAKARSYFLVGADREDIVQEGMIGLFKAVRDYCDEKPSSFKVFAELCITRQMITAIKTATRQKHIPLNSYISLNKPVCEHDSDRTLMEMVSGQRITNPEELMISQEELVTIEDIIGEVLSKLEMKVLMLYINGRSYQEIAKDLGRSEKSIDNALQRVKRKLEKYLETKREQDGY from the coding sequence ATGGGTGCGACTAAAGATTTTTCTCGCTTTATAAACATTGTTGACGCAGATAATTTATCGGACGAAATGGTACTTCGTTCTGCTCAAAATGGCGATTTAGAAGCCTTGGAAATACTTATGAATCGATATAAAAACTTTGTTAAAGCAAAAGCAAGGTCTTATTTCTTAGTTGGAGCTGACCGGGAGGATATTGTCCAGGAAGGTATGATTGGGCTTTTTAAGGCTGTGCGAGACTATTGTGACGAAAAACCTTCCTCCTTCAAGGTGTTTGCGGAACTATGCATTACCCGGCAGATGATTACGGCGATCAAGACGGCAACGCGTCAAAAACATATTCCGCTCAATTCGTATATTTCTCTGAATAAACCTGTATGTGAACACGATTCTGATAGAACACTGATGGAGATGGTTTCGGGCCAAAGAATAACCAATCCAGAAGAATTGATGATATCTCAGGAAGAACTAGTGACGATCGAAGATATTATAGGGGAAGTTCTTAGTAAACTCGAAATGAAAGTATTGATGCTATACATAAATGGAAGATCTTACCAAGAGATTGCGAAGGACCTTGGGAGATCGGAAAAATCTATAGATAACG
- a CDS encoding NYN domain-containing protein, protein MKDVLILDGYNVINSMAELHEIQKTDFQGARDRLVDMMAEYRSYRGLEVIIVFDAYKTPRSRETIEWSKGVEVVFTKEKMTADHFIEKKIQELVERNNVMVVTNDWTEQLMVLGGGATRISVRELQLDLNNAGNSIKEKARIATSQKEDIASRLDIKTLKKLEKFRRKEGSS, encoded by the coding sequence GTGAAGGATGTATTAATTCTGGATGGATATAATGTGATTAACTCGATGGCTGAGTTGCACGAAATACAGAAAACAGATTTTCAGGGAGCAAGAGATCGGTTAGTAGATATGATGGCGGAGTATAGATCCTATAGAGGTCTGGAAGTGATCATTGTTTTTGATGCATACAAAACACCTCGTTCAAGAGAAACAATCGAGTGGAGCAAGGGAGTAGAAGTTGTCTTTACAAAAGAAAAAATGACAGCTGACCACTTTATTGAAAAAAAAATTCAAGAGTTAGTAGAGCGAAATAACGTTATGGTGGTAACGAATGACTGGACAGAGCAGTTAATGGTACTTGGTGGAGGCGCTACGAGAATAAGCGTTCGAGAATTGCAGTTGGACTTAAACAATGCGGGAAACAGCATCAAAGAAAAAGCTCGAATAGCAACCAGTCAAAAAGAAGATATTGCGTCCAGATTGGACATTAAAACCCTAAAAAAGTTAGAGAAGTTTAGAAGAAAAGAAGGCTCTAGTTGA
- the rlmB gene encoding 23S rRNA (guanosine(2251)-2'-O)-methyltransferase RlmB has product MVDQLEGKNPVLEALRGNRQVKEIYIATKQKGQGLDEIRSLARDQKVSVKNVEKEKLDKMAQSRNHQGVIAIVEPYRYQDFEEVIEKALQAKENPLIILLDGIEDPHNLGSIIRSAEVFGASAVIIPKNRAVGVTPTVAKIASGALEHVPVLQVVNLTETIKTLKKKNFWIAAGVGESSQDLSDQDLRGSIGLVIGSEGKGISRLVKEHCDYLLRIPMAGKTGSLNASVAAGVLLYEVFNQNRKKKELSR; this is encoded by the coding sequence ATGGTAGACCAACTGGAAGGTAAAAACCCGGTCTTGGAAGCACTTCGAGGAAATCGCCAAGTAAAAGAGATTTATATTGCTACAAAACAAAAAGGGCAAGGGTTAGATGAAATCAGATCTCTTGCCAGGGATCAAAAGGTTTCTGTAAAAAACGTTGAAAAAGAAAAGTTGGATAAAATGGCACAAAGTCGAAATCACCAAGGTGTTATTGCGATAGTAGAACCCTATCGATACCAAGACTTTGAAGAGGTGATTGAAAAAGCGCTTCAGGCAAAGGAAAACCCATTGATTATTTTGCTGGACGGCATTGAAGATCCGCATAACCTTGGGTCGATTATTCGTAGTGCTGAAGTGTTTGGTGCATCCGCAGTGATTATACCTAAAAACAGAGCTGTAGGAGTAACGCCGACGGTTGCGAAAATAGCCAGCGGAGCGCTTGAACATGTGCCGGTTTTACAGGTGGTTAATTTAACAGAAACGATCAAAACCTTGAAAAAGAAAAACTTTTGGATTGCTGCGGGAGTAGGTGAAAGCAGCCAGGATCTATCAGATCAAGATCTAAGAGGCTCCATAGGATTGGTTATAGGTAGTGAAGGGAAAGGAATTTCAAGACTTGTAAAAGAACATTGCGATTATCTGTTGCGAATCCCGATGGCAGGTAAGACAGGTTCTCTTAACGCGTCGGTTGCAGCTGGAGTGTTGCTATATGAAGTTTTTAATCAGAATAGAAAGAAAAAGGAGCTTTCCAGGTGA
- the thyX gene encoding FAD-dependent thymidylate synthase, translating into MKAQPIVELISHTPDPERIVAAAAKLCYSPSGATELMKNLEEDSVRHFVTLLTQMGHESPIEHISFTFSVEGVSRSLTHQLVRHRIASYSQQSQRYVREEGFAYIIPSAIEQDAEAKALFEKTMDAQQKAYDQLAERLLIQYKKDLMAKGFAEKKASSLAEKKAIEDARYVLPNACETKIVITMNARSLLHFFKIRCCNRAQWEIKNLAIEMLRQVKKVAPSIFEKAGPDCVYGTCGEGAMSCGQAKAVSVFFKNL; encoded by the coding sequence ATGAAAGCGCAACCAATCGTTGAACTGATTTCGCATACCCCAGACCCGGAAAGGATTGTTGCGGCGGCAGCGAAGCTCTGCTACTCACCTTCAGGTGCGACAGAGCTAATGAAAAATCTTGAAGAAGATTCTGTTAGGCATTTTGTAACATTGCTAACACAAATGGGGCATGAGTCACCAATAGAGCATATAAGCTTTACTTTTTCGGTGGAAGGTGTTTCGCGAAGCTTAACGCATCAGCTAGTAAGGCATCGTATTGCCAGTTATTCACAGCAGAGCCAACGTTACGTGAGAGAGGAAGGGTTTGCTTATATTATCCCCTCGGCTATTGAACAAGATGCCGAAGCAAAGGCATTATTTGAAAAAACGATGGATGCTCAACAGAAAGCATATGACCAGTTAGCAGAAAGGCTATTAATCCAGTACAAAAAAGATTTGATGGCAAAAGGGTTTGCTGAAAAAAAAGCTAGTTCTTTAGCGGAAAAGAAAGCCATCGAAGATGCTCGGTATGTGCTTCCGAATGCCTGTGAAACAAAAATAGTCATAACGATGAATGCAAGAAGTTTGCTCCATTTCTTCAAAATTCGTTGCTGTAATCGAGCGCAGTGGGAAATAAAAAACCTAGCCATTGAAATGCTGAGACAAGTGAAAAAAGTAGCACCTTCTATTTTTGAAAAGGCTGGGCCAGACTGTGTTTATGGAACTTGTGGCGAAGGCGCAATGAGTTGTGGGCAGGCAAAGGCTGTATCGGTATTCTTTAAAAACTTATAA
- a CDS encoding Mini-ribonuclease 3, translating into MKTFQLRGKSEEDKCNNNSTDINMISPLALAYMGDAVFELFVREYLVRRHAASVNKLHREAIKYVKAGSQAKVARRIKDFLSEEELWIMKRGRNQKSSTPKNADMVEYRHATGFEALIGFLYYQNRIERMVEIMEKSMSILDQSDERERQNET; encoded by the coding sequence ATGAAAACATTTCAATTAAGAGGAAAAAGTGAAGAGGATAAATGCAACAATAACTCGACTGATATTAACATGATTTCACCGTTAGCACTTGCTTATATGGGTGATGCCGTTTTTGAGCTGTTTGTAAGAGAATATTTGGTAAGAAGGCATGCTGCATCGGTAAATAAATTACATCGTGAAGCCATAAAATATGTAAAAGCAGGATCGCAAGCGAAAGTTGCTCGAAGGATAAAAGATTTTTTATCTGAGGAAGAGCTGTGGATTATGAAACGTGGTAGAAATCAAAAATCATCAACGCCTAAAAATGCGGACATGGTAGAATATAGGCATGCAACGGGATTTGAAGCATTAATTGGTTTTTTATATTATCAAAACAGAATAGAGCGGATGGTGGAAATTATGGAAAAGAGCATGTCAATTCTGGATCAGTCCGATGAAAGGGAGCGCCAAAATGAAACCTAA
- the cysS gene encoding cysteine--tRNA ligase, whose protein sequence is MKLFNTLTRSKETFYPIEEGKIKMYACGPTVYNYFHIGNARTFITFDAMRNYFKYRGYEVILVQNFTDVDDKIIQQASKESMTPEEISLKYIKAYFEDAESLGIQKADIHPRVTENIPEIIAFVEALILKKVAYEMDGDVYFDVSAYPNYGRLSKQSLEELKAGARIEVNENKKNPLDFALWKKAKPGEPYWESPWGKGRPGWHIECSAMAKKYLGDTIDIHGGGGDLTFPHHENEVAQSEALTGKPFANYWLHVGYLNVDNRKMSKSLNNFFTPREISEKYDLEVARFFILSAHYRSPLNFNEESMEAAKQGLERLYNARDTWKYYSDKLPETNLSIDDSTVKLINEYRQRYIEVMDDDFNTADGISVIFELVKTINSLIKEKPGRSVFEEAVSLLQEQCHVLGLLQKNRAEEVMLESEILEMIRMREKARKEKNYAKADEIRDDLKNKGIVLEDTPEGVKWKKR, encoded by the coding sequence ATGAAGCTATTTAATACACTTACGCGAAGCAAAGAAACTTTTTATCCGATTGAAGAAGGAAAAATCAAAATGTATGCTTGTGGGCCAACGGTATATAACTATTTTCACATTGGTAATGCAAGGACCTTTATCACCTTTGATGCCATGCGGAATTATTTTAAGTACAGAGGATATGAAGTGATCTTAGTACAGAATTTTACGGATGTAGATGATAAGATCATTCAACAGGCATCGAAAGAAAGCATGACACCGGAAGAAATAAGTCTTAAGTATATCAAGGCTTATTTTGAAGATGCGGAAAGCTTAGGGATTCAAAAGGCGGATATACATCCGCGAGTAACGGAAAACATACCAGAGATAATAGCCTTTGTCGAAGCCTTGATTCTCAAGAAGGTTGCCTATGAAATGGATGGGGATGTGTATTTTGACGTATCCGCATACCCCAATTACGGCAGGCTTTCTAAACAAAGTTTAGAAGAATTAAAAGCAGGAGCGCGAATAGAAGTAAATGAAAACAAAAAGAATCCACTAGACTTTGCTTTATGGAAAAAAGCAAAGCCAGGAGAGCCTTACTGGGAAAGTCCCTGGGGAAAAGGTCGGCCAGGGTGGCATATTGAATGTTCTGCCATGGCAAAAAAATACCTTGGGGATACGATTGATATACATGGCGGTGGCGGCGACTTGACTTTCCCGCATCATGAAAACGAAGTAGCTCAAAGTGAAGCGCTTACAGGGAAACCCTTTGCTAATTACTGGTTACATGTAGGTTACTTAAATGTGGATAATCGTAAGATGTCTAAGTCGTTAAACAACTTCTTTACACCGAGGGAAATAAGTGAAAAATATGATTTGGAAGTTGCGAGATTTTTCATTCTATCTGCTCATTACAGAAGCCCCCTTAATTTTAATGAAGAGTCTATGGAAGCGGCAAAGCAGGGTTTGGAAAGACTATATAATGCAAGAGATACATGGAAGTATTATAGCGATAAATTGCCGGAAACCAATCTTTCTATTGATGATTCTACGGTTAAGCTGATCAATGAATATCGACAGCGGTATATAGAGGTGATGGATGATGATTTTAATACAGCAGATGGGATATCCGTCATTTTTGAATTAGTAAAAACAATTAATAGCTTAATAAAGGAAAAACCTGGAAGGTCAGTATTTGAAGAAGCAGTGAGCCTTCTTCAGGAACAGTGCCATGTACTAGGCTTGCTGCAAAAAAACCGGGCAGAAGAAGTGATGCTAGAAAGCGAAATCTTGGAAATGATCAGGATGAGGGAAAAAGCAAGAAAAGAAAAAAATTATGCTAAGGCCGACGAAATAAGAGACGATCTTAAGAACAAAGGGATTGTTTTAGAAGATACTCCGGAAGGTGTCAAATGGAAAAAACGCTAG
- the gltX gene encoding glutamate--tRNA ligase, with protein MSVRVRFAPSPTGFVHIGGLRTALYNYLFAKANQGTYLLRIEDTDQERYVEGALENMLTSLEWAGIFHDEGVVLEKGQVAERGSKGPYIQSQRLSIYQKHLKTLLESGHAYPCFCSKERLDAVREEEKKKKGTPRYDGYCRELAETDVAERISNGDPYVVRLKLPKSTEIGFHDLIRGNVSMNTDDMDDQVLMKSDGYPTYHFAVVVDDHLMEITHVIRGEEWLSSTPKHIYLYQVMGWEAPIHVHLPNILNDDRKKLSKRHGDVAAEDFRRKGYLPEALVNYIALLGWSPSENKERFSLEELEECFSLERVSKSGGIFDVKKLNWLSSQYIREADLERVTSIAIPHLIEANLISESEIEQKRDWINNLTAVLRENIDHLSEIPSKAAVFFQDELQVEEGEASEWYASGELKMLKEPLIAALSDIEEWTGESIKKVLKPVQKDVGLKGPKFFKPLRVAVTGSVHGPDLMLVLQVLGKEKTLKRLGKIPV; from the coding sequence TTGAGTGTCAGAGTAAGGTTTGCCCCAAGTCCTACAGGTTTTGTTCATATAGGTGGGCTTAGAACAGCCTTGTATAACTACTTATTTGCAAAGGCTAATCAAGGAACCTATTTGTTGCGGATCGAAGATACGGATCAGGAACGGTATGTTGAAGGTGCTTTAGAGAATATGTTAACATCCTTGGAATGGGCTGGTATTTTTCATGACGAAGGTGTGGTTTTAGAAAAGGGACAAGTGGCAGAAAGAGGAAGTAAAGGCCCTTATATTCAGTCACAAAGACTTTCGATATATCAAAAACATCTGAAAACATTACTGGAATCTGGTCATGCCTATCCTTGTTTTTGTTCAAAGGAAAGACTGGATGCTGTAAGAGAAGAAGAAAAGAAGAAAAAAGGAACTCCTCGATATGATGGCTATTGTCGAGAACTGGCAGAAACAGACGTGGCTGAGAGGATAAGTAATGGTGACCCGTATGTAGTTAGACTTAAGTTGCCTAAAAGCACAGAAATAGGTTTTCATGATCTGATTCGCGGAAATGTTTCGATGAATACAGATGATATGGATGATCAGGTACTAATGAAATCTGATGGTTATCCAACCTACCATTTTGCTGTAGTTGTAGATGATCACTTGATGGAAATAACTCACGTTATCCGAGGCGAAGAATGGTTATCTTCTACACCGAAACATATTTATTTATATCAGGTAATGGGATGGGAAGCTCCCATTCATGTACACCTGCCTAATATACTGAATGATGATCGGAAGAAACTTAGTAAACGGCATGGTGACGTGGCGGCAGAGGATTTTCGTCGCAAAGGATATTTGCCGGAAGCACTTGTTAACTATATTGCTTTGTTAGGCTGGAGTCCGTCGGAAAACAAAGAACGATTCTCTTTAGAAGAGCTTGAGGAATGCTTTTCCTTGGAAAGAGTTTCGAAAAGTGGCGGAATCTTTGATGTGAAGAAATTAAACTGGTTAAGCAGTCAATATATTCGTGAAGCTGATCTGGAGAGAGTGACGAGCATTGCTATTCCTCATTTGATAGAAGCTAACCTTATCAGCGAATCGGAGATAGAACAGAAAAGGGACTGGATTAACAATCTTACGGCTGTCCTGAGAGAAAACATTGATCATTTATCGGAAATACCATCAAAAGCGGCTGTGTTTTTCCAGGATGAACTGCAGGTGGAAGAAGGAGAAGCCAGTGAATGGTATGCTTCAGGAGAATTGAAAATGCTGAAAGAACCACTAATCGCAGCGCTATCGGATATCGAAGAATGGACTGGAGAGTCTATCAAGAAAGTTCTAAAACCTGTCCAGAAGGACGTAGGGCTTAAAGGGCCTAAATTTTTCAAGCCATTGCGTGTTGCGGTTACTGGGAGTGTGCATGGACCAGATCTGATGCTTGTCTTACAGGTGTTGGGAAAAGAAAAAACCCTCAAGAGGCTGGGGAAGATTCCTGTATAA
- the proS gene encoding proline--tRNA ligase: MGKKEKQFVEEITPMEVDFAQWYTDVIKKTDMVDYSPVKGFMVIKPYGYAIWENIQQFMDKRFKDTGHKNCYFPLLIPESLLQKEAEHVEGFAPEVAWVTHGGNEELAERLCVRPTSETIICSMYSKWLDSYRDLPFLYNQWCSVVRWEKSTRPFLRTSEFLWQEGHTLHETYDEAQEETLQMLGIYKETAEELLAIPVITGQKTEREKFAGAYATYTMEALMHDGKALQAGTSHNLGQHFTKAFDISFLDRDGTLKNPYHTSWGVSTRLIGGIIMVHGDNRGLALPPGIAPTQAVIVPVASHKEGVSEAAEKIYEELRYDFRTEIDDRDQYSPGWKFNEWEMKGVPVRIEIGPRDLENQQAVVFRRDTLEKQVCPLDQLKDTVSSLMKDIQKNLFEKAKAMREQNTHVATDAEMFKNIMKEKPGFVKTMWCGEESCELKVKEETGATIRCIPFEQEKLGETCPFCGEKADKMVYYAKAY, from the coding sequence ATGGGAAAAAAAGAAAAACAATTCGTTGAAGAAATAACCCCTATGGAAGTTGATTTTGCTCAATGGTATACAGATGTAATCAAGAAAACGGATATGGTAGATTATTCGCCGGTTAAAGGGTTTATGGTTATAAAACCTTATGGCTATGCCATTTGGGAAAATATTCAGCAATTTATGGATAAACGATTTAAAGATACTGGCCATAAAAACTGTTATTTTCCACTCTTAATTCCTGAGAGTTTACTGCAAAAGGAAGCGGAGCATGTGGAAGGTTTTGCCCCGGAAGTAGCGTGGGTAACCCATGGTGGGAATGAGGAATTAGCAGAGAGACTTTGTGTTCGACCAACTTCTGAGACCATTATTTGTTCTATGTACTCAAAGTGGTTAGACTCATACCGCGATTTGCCATTTTTATACAATCAGTGGTGCAGCGTGGTTCGATGGGAAAAAAGCACCAGGCCTTTCTTAAGAACTAGTGAATTTTTGTGGCAAGAGGGTCATACGCTTCATGAAACCTATGATGAAGCTCAGGAAGAAACGTTACAGATGCTAGGGATATACAAAGAAACAGCCGAAGAGTTGTTGGCAATCCCTGTCATTACCGGTCAAAAGACAGAAAGAGAGAAATTTGCAGGCGCCTATGCAACCTATACCATGGAAGCATTAATGCATGATGGAAAAGCACTTCAGGCTGGAACTTCTCACAATCTGGGGCAGCATTTTACAAAAGCCTTTGATATATCCTTCTTAGATCGAGATGGGACACTGAAAAACCCTTATCATACGTCTTGGGGAGTATCCACAAGGTTAATTGGAGGTATTATCATGGTGCATGGTGACAACCGTGGATTAGCCTTGCCTCCTGGAATTGCTCCTACTCAGGCTGTTATTGTTCCCGTTGCTTCTCATAAAGAGGGAGTGAGTGAAGCTGCTGAAAAAATCTATGAAGAATTACGATATGATTTCCGGACAGAGATAGATGACAGGGACCAATACTCACCGGGCTGGAAGTTTAATGAATGGGAAATGAAAGGCGTTCCGGTTCGAATTGAAATAGGTCCAAGAGACTTAGAAAATCAGCAAGCCGTTGTTTTTCGACGAGACACTTTAGAAAAACAGGTTTGTCCGTTAGACCAGTTAAAAGATACGGTCAGTAGCTTGATGAAAGATATTCAAAAGAATCTGTTTGAAAAAGCCAAAGCTATGCGTGAGCAGAACACTCATGTGGCGACGGATGCTGAGATGTTCAAAAACATCATGAAGGAAAAACCTGGTTTTGTTAAAACTATGTGGTGTGGTGAAGAGTCCTGTGAATTGAAAGTAAAAGAAGAAACCGGTGCAACCATTCGTTGTATTCCTTTTGAGCAAGAAAAACTAGGAGAAACATGTCCTTTCTGTGGCGAAAAAGCCGATAAAATGGTATACTACGCAAAAGCCTATTAA
- the ispF gene encoding 2-C-methyl-D-erythritol 2,4-cyclodiphosphate synthase, whose amino-acid sequence MKIGIGFDVHAFAADRKLVLGGLTIPYHQGLDGHSDADVVIHAIMDALLGAAGLGDIGTHFPDDDPVYKNADSMKLLKNVHSFISRDALEVSNMDIVIMAQQPKLAPYIAEMKDSIAQALNISNTAVNVKATTTEKLGFVGREEGIAAQVVVLLMTKRED is encoded by the coding sequence ATGAAAATAGGCATCGGTTTTGATGTGCACGCTTTTGCGGCAGATCGAAAACTAGTTTTAGGAGGGCTTACGATACCTTATCACCAAGGGTTGGATGGACACTCGGATGCAGATGTTGTCATACACGCTATTATGGATGCGTTGCTCGGCGCAGCAGGTTTGGGGGATATAGGAACCCACTTTCCGGATGACGATCCGGTCTATAAAAATGCTGACAGTATGAAACTGTTGAAAAACGTACATTCCTTTATATCTCGGGACGCTTTGGAAGTGTCGAATATGGACATTGTCATCATGGCTCAGCAACCTAAACTGGCTCCCTATATAGCTGAAATGAAAGATTCCATTGCACAAGCCTTGAATATTTCAAACACTGCTGTAAATGTAAAGGCGACTACGACAGAAAAACTGGGGTTCGTTGGTCGAGAAGAAGGCATAGCGGCTCAAGTGGTGGTTTTATTAATGACAAAGAGAGAAGATTAG
- the ispD gene encoding 2-C-methyl-D-erythritol 4-phosphate cytidylyltransferase, with the protein MNNQNKIAVIIVAGGGGKRMNSPVPKQFLMVHKKPVLAHSIQPFNESPRVHQMILVVPEKDAEYCRINIVERYQFHKATKIVAGGSERIDSVRKGLEAVEGKVDYIAIHDGARPLIHQEDIERVFDKALETGGAILASRMTDTVKKIKGKGEVVGTLPRSELMLAQTPQIFCAEWLKNAYQRFPKDKEATDDASVLEYAGYSVHTVCGKHVNSKMTTSEDLKFAAYILEQRSGEDENRHRF; encoded by the coding sequence TTGAATAATCAAAATAAAATTGCGGTTATTATTGTTGCAGGCGGTGGTGGAAAGCGGATGAATAGCCCAGTGCCGAAACAGTTTTTAATGGTGCATAAAAAACCAGTTTTGGCTCATTCGATACAGCCTTTTAATGAATCACCCAGGGTGCACCAAATGATACTAGTAGTACCGGAGAAAGATGCGGAGTATTGTCGAATTAACATTGTTGAAAGATATCAATTTCACAAAGCGACAAAAATTGTTGCGGGTGGAAGTGAACGGATTGACTCGGTTAGAAAAGGTTTAGAAGCAGTGGAAGGGAAAGTAGATTATATTGCTATCCATGACGGTGCGAGGCCTCTGATCCATCAAGAGGATATTGAGCGGGTATTTGATAAAGCGTTGGAGACAGGTGGAGCAATACTGGCAAGTCGAATGACAGATACAGTGAAAAAGATAAAGGGGAAAGGTGAGGTTGTTGGCACATTACCTCGGTCGGAGCTTATGCTTGCTCAGACGCCTCAAATATTTTGTGCTGAATGGCTAAAGAATGCCTATCAACGCTTTCCGAAAGATAAAGAGGCTACAGATGATGCCAGTGTATTGGAATATGCAGGATACTCTGTTCATACGGTTTGTGGAAAACACGTCAATAGTAAAATGACTACATCAGAAGACTTGAAATTTGCGGCATATATCTTGGAGCAAAGGAGCGGAGAAGATGAAAATAGGCATCGGTTTTGA
- a CDS encoding PIN/TRAM domain-containing protein, giving the protein MSRVLKWIIAFLGAFTGMAVFIFVTRTGQLLNVEGWLLFSFGLITATLLSGALFFVASPWLINMGRNLANFIVGELSGIPVDRLVIGSGGLIAGLIIAYLISQIISDIPVPFISTIISIVVYIFMGYLGVNLAVKAGEYISFGNFLKKNLLKGDADAAPTPETPVVKGVPKILDTSVIIDGRIADICRTGFVEGPLIIPEFILEELRHIADSSASLKRNRGRRGLDILNIIQKELDIEVKIVDQDFPDIQEVDVKLLKLAQLINGTVVTNDYNLNKVAGLQGVKVLNINELANAVKPVVLPGEEMHIDVIKDGKEAGQGLAYLDDGTMIVVEGGRKFIGREIEVLVTSVLQTAAGRMIFAKPKQQED; this is encoded by the coding sequence ATGAGTCGTGTACTAAAATGGATTATTGCATTTTTAGGTGCTTTCACAGGAATGGCCGTTTTTATTTTTGTTACCAGAACCGGTCAATTACTGAATGTCGAAGGATGGTTGCTGTTTTCTTTTGGACTTATAACAGCCACACTTTTAAGTGGCGCATTGTTTTTTGTGGCTTCACCATGGCTTATTAACATGGGTAGAAACTTAGCGAACTTTATTGTGGGAGAACTTTCAGGCATTCCTGTAGATCGTTTGGTGATAGGTTCGGGAGGACTAATAGCCGGACTGATTATTGCATACCTCATCAGTCAAATTATTTCAGACATACCAGTTCCTTTTATCAGTACGATTATTTCGATTGTTGTCTATATTTTTATGGGCTACTTAGGAGTAAACCTTGCGGTAAAAGCAGGAGAATATATAAGTTTTGGGAACTTTCTAAAAAAGAATCTATTAAAGGGAGATGCGGATGCAGCACCTACACCCGAAACTCCAGTGGTTAAAGGGGTTCCTAAAATACTGGACACCAGTGTTATTATTGATGGCAGAATTGCGGATATCTGTCGAACGGGTTTTGTTGAAGGACCGTTGATTATTCCGGAATTTATCTTAGAAGAGTTACGCCACATTGCTGACTCCTCTGCCTCTTTAAAACGAAACAGGGGAAGAAGAGGGCTGGATATTCTGAACATTATTCAAAAGGAACTGGATATTGAAGTTAAGATTGTGGATCAGGATTTTCCGGATATTCAAGAAGTGGATGTTAAACTTCTGAAACTGGCGCAGTTAATTAACGGAACCGTAGTTACGAATGATTATAACTTAAATAAAGTTGCTGGATTGCAGGGTGTGAAAGTATTGAATATTAATGAATTGGCAAATGCAGTGAAACCGGTAGTTTTGCCAGGAGAAGAAATGCATATTGACGTGATAAAAGATGGCAAAGAAGCCGGTCAGGGATTAGCTTATCTGGATGATGGAACCATGATTGTTGTTGAAGGGGGACGAAAGTTTATTGGACGTGAAATAGAGGTGTTGGTTACCAGTGTGCTTCAAACGGCAGCTGGAAGGATGATTTTTGCAAAACCCAAACAACAAGAAGATTAA
- a CDS encoding CarD family transcriptional regulator, translated as MYNIGDKIAYPVHGAGVIEAIEERKILGELKRYYVMRMPLNDMQVMIPMEKVEQIGVRPIISVEEVGHVFAILSADVTKMPQNWNHRYRANMDRIKSGDIYEVAEVVRNLVLRDREKSLSTGERKILNNARQILISEIILAGNMDETQAMDMIEQVIK; from the coding sequence ATGTATAATATCGGGGATAAGATCGCTTATCCAGTACATGGTGCAGGCGTTATCGAAGCAATCGAAGAAAGGAAAATCCTGGGAGAACTGAAGCGTTATTATGTGATGAGAATGCCACTTAACGATATGCAAGTTATGATTCCGATGGAAAAAGTAGAACAAATTGGCGTCAGACCGATCATAAGTGTTGAAGAAGTAGGGCATGTGTTTGCTATTCTTTCTGCGGATGTAACGAAAATGCCTCAGAACTGGAATCATCGTTACCGAGCAAATATGGATCGCATTAAAAGTGGAGATATTTATGAAGTAGCGGAAGTTGTAAGAAATCTGGTTTTGCGAGATCGAGAAAAATCCTTATCTACAGGAGAACGGAAGATTTTGAATAACGCACGGCAAATTCTTATCAGTGAAATTATCCTGGCAGGAAATATGGATGAAACTCAAGCGATGGATATGATTGAACAAGTAATAAAATAA